The window TTATTCACTTTATTCTCAGATTGATCCAGCTTTGGCCAAGAGAAGTTCTTTCAGGTTGGCCCCTGTGTCCTTTCTGCTTGGTTTAAGGACTTTCTGGGAAAGTCTCCAGGCTTGGTATTTTCTCTGCTCtagccctagaatcagccatttctccagccCTGGGTCCCTGCattggaaaatggtatttaaagacCAAGACCCAGGGGCTGAgtgtactcattttttttctagagtaTCAACGCTTCTGAACCTTCAGCAGATAGCACTAGggaatatgtgtgtgtttactaagccatgtatacacacatttatatttattttcatatctgtctttttaaaaaaagattttatttatttatttgtcagagagagagagagagagcacgcacaagcagggggagcagcagagggagagggagagggagaaggaggttccccactgagcagggagcccgatgtggaactcgattccaggaccctgggatcatgacctgagccaaaggcagacccttaaccgactgagccacccaggcgctccttatatctattaaaataaacatgtcaTACTGCTAACCACAGTTCAGCaccacattgcttttttttttttttttaagattttatttttaagtaatgtcgacacccaacgtggggctcaaacctaccaccctgagattaagagttggtACGCTCTACTGCTCCACCGCCtaagccagccgggcacccccaCCTTGCTTATTTGCAACTTGCCTCTGCAACAGCGTGAAACCTGGCCGTGAGGATCTACCATATGTACTTATTTGTGCAACACTAGCATATAAATAGTCCCAGAGCTATTAATCTGTACCCCTTCGAGCAACAAATTTACCAACAAAAAAGTACAGTGTTTCTGGCCAGGTCAGAGGGTTGTTTGAATGGGAAGACTCTGAGCTAAGCAAACAGGCCTGGGGTTGTGGGCCACACTTGGCCCTTGGGCCTCCAGTTTGAGATCCCCCAAACTGTGACTGCTCTGGTCTCTGGCCAGGGGGAAAGTTGTCAGTTTGCACCTCCCTGCCAGCCGCATTCATGCCTCAGGATTGGTCTGAAGGGGGTGGAGAGGGCAGaatggcccccccccccccccgccactgtGGTCCTCCAGCCCTCTAGGTGGGTGGGGGTCTGAGGGGACCATGTTAGACATTTTGTCCTCTTGCAGGCACTGACTCTGCTGTGAGACTGAGTGCAGACCCGGGTGGGGCAGCCCCTGTGTGAGGGCCCTGGGAGCAGAACCTGCTCGGTGGGTGGGCCGGCCCAGGCATGCATCAGGTGAGCTGCGCTTCCCCACGGAAGAGACCAGGCttgacttgggggggggggggtgtgcaggGTGGGAGGGAATGGGTTGGGGCTGGTGGTGCTTGAGGCCCATGGGGCCTGAGCTGAGTCCTCTCCTAATTCGTCCTCAGGGATATGGTGGTGACCAATAGTacccaatatttactgagctctcaCTGTTCGTCCtgcctctggttttgttttgttttttttcctcgtTCTGGTTCTGTTCTAATACCTTTCATCCTCAACAATATCCCTCAGAGTGGACACTGTTATTAactccatgttacagatgaggccactgaggctcagagagggcatcATTTGCCCATGGTCCTAGACTACAAAGTAGCTGAGCCTGGCGACAGACTCTGAACCCTTTATATTTAGATGACATTGGGGCAGAGGAACAGACAGGGTCTCTGCCTTCCTGGATCTGGGGATCTGGGGCACAGACACACAATAGgtcacatgaataaataaataatcaaggtAATTTCAGATGGTGCCAGATGCCATGTGGgattggggaggagggagagagatcaaggaaggcttctctgaggaggtgaccaGCTGGGAAGGGTTGGGGGAAGGGTGTTCTGGGCAGACCTATCCCCAAGTGCAAAAGTCCTGGAAGCGTGTGAGGAATTGGGAGGAGGCCAGCGGGGCTGGAGGGCAGTGGATGGCTGGAGGCAGGGATAGCAATGAAGTAAGTAAGGAGACACCAAGCAGAGCCATGGGGATGGTGGTGAGGACTTTGGCAGTTACTTTGAGTCACCTAGGGAGCCATGGGAGAATTTAGAGCAGGAGAGGTACCTGATCTGAGTATTAAGAACTGTGGCCACAGGTGTGGAATGGTGGATAGGGGTGGAGGAACAGAGATGTCCAGGCTCCTGACATCTGCTGGAGAAATCAGGGTCCCAGTCTACAGAAAAGAGGCACTAGGAGGTAGGGGGTGGGTGGCGATTGGAGGGCCCTGGACAGCATAGAGCCCAGGGAGGTGTGAAGAGGCCATCTTCCCAAGAGGGGTGTGGCTTCCCTTTTGCAGAAGGGGGTTATTTATCCAGCATCTGGGTGGCCCCACTGCATTTGGGGAATCTTCAGGGCTCATCCCTGCTGGCTTGGAAGGCAAGGTTGTGGAGCACCATCACCCAAGCATTCCAcatccccccactccagccccactgCACTGCCCTGCCTGTGTCTTTGGTCGGAGCAGGCAGGAACCGTTCTGTCTCCCCAAGGAACAGCGGGGGTAGAAGCCTCAGGGATCCCCAAAGGGCTACATAAGGATATGATCAGGCCTGGGTGCCCCTCACGATCCCTCACCTGGGGGCAGCCCCTAATCCTCCCCTCATGGCCCCTGGGACACCCTCATGTCACCCACAGCTGAGTCAAAGGGCACCATCGCGGTGAAGGTCGCAGCCACCAGGCCCAGCCCCCCTTCCTGGCTGGAGCCTCTGGTCTGAGGGTGGGGGAGCTGGGCCTGGCCAGGAAACTCCTGGGAActgggagtgggggtgtggggcCAGCTGGGACTGGCCCGTTGGAGGAGCGGAGGCCTGGGAGAGGCGTGGGAGAGCGACATAGACAAAGACACAGCCAACGACTGAGAGAGACacaagagagacagggagagagacagacccCGAGAGACCCGATGAAagagatacacacacagaaaGCGAGGgtacactcattcattcattcactcactgggCAGATAAGTTATTGGGTCTGGGCTGTGTCCCGGCAGTGCCCACGACAGACGCAAACCCTTGCCTCCGTGGGGGCTGACCGTCTGGTGGGGACACAGCCCAGAAATATGTTAAATGAGTAAATCACATCGTTGGGAGCAATAAGGGTAGCagagacggggtggggggagccaggaGGGCATATGAGCCCGATCTCCCTCATCTGGGGAGAAGGAGGTTCCCACCAGAATCCTACCTTCACCTGCGCCTCCCCAACTCCCTCTAAGCCCGGCGTAGGAGCGGGGGAAATGGAGAGGGGCCTGCGCCCCGGAGCCACCTGGACATAACTGCTGGGGTGAGGGGACTGAGGCTATCGCCGCCCTGCTGAAGACCCCTCCTAACCTGCGCTGCCGGGGGGTCCGTCGCCGACGGGGCGTTCTTGGGGTGCAGCCCGGAGGCTCAGCTGGAAGGTAGGCGGGAAGTGGGCAGCAACCAGTGCCCAGGCCCCAGAGGACAGACGGGACCCCTCTGCTGGGGGGCGGGAAGAGGCTCAGGCTGCGGCTGCCCCCGCTGAGAACCTCCCCTTCCCCGCTTCTCGGGGTCCTCCCACCGCGACGGAGCCTCCCTGGGAGAGCAGTTCAGGCCCGGAGGGGGGAGCCAAGGGCTCGCCGGTGCCAGTCGCCGACGGGGCGCGTTCCGGTGCCGCGGCGGGTGGCACAGGCTGGCAGCCATGGGCTGGGTGCCCGGGCCCCAAGGGGAGGGGGCGACTGCTGGCGACCGCCAGAGGTCCGCGTTGTGGGCCCTCCCCCTCGCGGGCCagctccagccccgccccccgaGCCGCGTCCGCTCACTCTGCTCGTGGCCGCGCGACTGCCGGGGGCGCACGACCAGGGCGCACGGGTGAGTGCACTGCCCTGGGTCTCCAGGTGCGCGGGGCTCAGCCCGGCCCGCAGGGGGTTGCCCCGACCGCAGCCCCGGTCCCCTTGTTTGGATTTCCCCGGAGGtctatgggggcggggggggggtgggagggaaagcGGCAACTTCCGGGATGgatgcggggagggggggcggggatcggggtaggggcgcctggacTCCCCCGGCCTCGCCCTCTCCTGGCTACACTGCAAGCTTCGCTCCTTCAGTCCTGTTTCCAGGAAATCCGAGGCGAGGCGGGAGATGCAGAGGCTGTGAGCCTCTGCTCGGTGTCCCCATCAGAGCGTCACCCGTGTCTGCATGCATCTGATGTCTCCCTCCCCGCAGCGTGGCTGAGTCCGTGACTCCCTGGGGCTGTGTTTGCGCAAGGTTCCCTGAGTGCAACCGATGCCGCCCGGGATGCATTTGTTCCTGCCCTGGGCAAATAAGTCCGTTTCCCTTCCCAAGCCTcgattttctcatctattaagtGGGACTCGCGCGACTGTGTAACCATTTCTGAGTAACAGTATTTGTGTTGAAACACGAGAACCTTCCCGTCCGCTTCTTATGCGAGGAACTTTTGAGTCACAGCTTCCAGTCTGTAAACTGGGACTAAGGGGAAGGCTGTCGAGGAGATTAGAGGGTGAAGTCTTGGGCGGGAAGTATTATTACACTCTAATGACACGTGTAGCCCCTCTGCAAAAGCCtgtctgtgccttctggatcCTGTCTGTTGCCCTCAGGCTctgcctctgtaaaatgggaggacAGACAGCTTTCTCACGGGGTTTTTGCGGTGGATGAAGGAGTGCGTGCAGCACACAAAGCCCTGCGAGCAGCGCGGGACGGAGATTGTGAGGTTCCGGGCTCCAGGCTGGCTGTGGGTGGAGGTTGTGAAACTGGCCTGTAACGACTGGGCTTGACCCTCTCTGTGGCTGAATTTGGgtcgctgtgtgtctctgtctatGTCGCTCTGCTCAAGTGTGAATACATTTTCTGGTTTCCCTCATGGGGTGTGACTGTGTATTTTTGCTCTAATTTGTGACTGGGTGTACATTTCTTGGCAGCGTGTCACTGTATTCGTGTGTGCGTCCCTGTCTGCTTATGATTGAATCTGCCCCTGGATAGCCCTGATGATGTGTGAACTTATGCGTGTCCCTTTCCTGGGGGACTCTGTCACCATGTCCCCTCGTGATATTATTTGCGTGTCTTTGGGTCGGCCTGTCTCCATGGCCACCTCCTTTCCATCCCTAACTCCCTTTGGGCCCCGGGGTAAGTGTGGAGTGGCGGGTAGGGGGTGAGGGCCCCTTTCCCAGGGCTGCGAGGCCCCGCCCCACCGTGCCCGCCTCCTCAGGCCTTTTACTACACCTTACCTCTCCGCAGCCCTGGGGCAAGCGGCCCATGGAGCCGAGGCTGCTGCGGCCGGCGCCGGTGAGCGAGGTCATCGTCTTGCATTACAACTACACTGGCAAGCTCCGCGGTGCACGCTACCAGCCCGGCGCGGGGCTGCGTGCCGACGCCGTCGTGTGCCTGGCGGTGTGCGCCCTCATCGTGCTCGAGAACTTGGCCGTGCTGTTCGTGCTTGGGCGCCACCCGCGCTTCCACGCGCCCATGTTCCTGCTCCTGGGCAGCCTGACGCTGTCCGACCTGCTGGCGGGCGCGGCCTACGCCGCCAACATCCTGCTGTCGGGGCCCCTCACGCTGCGCCTGTCGCCCGCGCTCTGGTTCGCCCGTGAAGGTGGCGTCTTCGTGGCGCTCGCCGCGTCCGTGCTGAGCCTCCTGGCCATCGCGCTCGAGCGCCGCCTCACCATGGCCCGCCGAGGACCCGCGCCCGCCGCGCGTCGGGGACGCACGCTGGCAATGGCGGCTGCCGCCTGGGGCGTGTCGCTGCTCCTCGGACTACTGCCGGCGCTCGGCTGGAATTGTCTGGGCCGCCTGGACACCTGCTCCACGGTCCTGCCGCTCTACGCCAAGGCCTACGTGCTCGTCTGCGTGCTCGCCTTCCTCGGCATCCTGGCCGCCATCTGCGCGCTCTACGCGCACATCTACTGCCAGGTGCGTGCCAACGCGCGGCGCCTGCGGGAGCGGCCCGGGGCTGCCGGGGGTCCCCCCAGCCGGGCCCGCCGCACGCCGCGCTCGCTGGCGCTCTTGCGCACGCTCAGCGTGGTGCTCCTGGCCTTCGTGGTGTGTTGGGgccccctcttcctgctgctcttgCTCGACGTGGCGTGCCCCGCGCGCGCCTGCCCCGTGCTCTTGCAGGCCGACCCCTTCCTGGGCCTGGCCATGGCCAACTCGCTTCTGAACCCCATCATTTACACGCTCACCAACCGCGACCTGCGCTTCGCTCTCCTGCGCCTGGTCTGCTGCGGCCGCCGCCCCTGCCACAGAGGGCAGGACGCCTCCCAGGGGTCCGGGAGCCCCGCTGGGGCTTCGGGAGGCCTGAACCGCTGGCTGCCCCCCGGCTTGGACGGCAGCTCCAGCCGCTCCGAGCGCTCGTCACCCCAGCGGGACGGGCTGGACACTAGCGGCTCGGCTGGCGGCCCTGGGGCGCCCACAGCCGCCCGGACCCTGGTACCCGCTCCGGCCGCGGACTGACGCCCTTTGGCCTGCCAGTACCCTCCCCGAGAGCTGTTTtgcagactttttctttttaaataagggAATTTGTAGGAAAAGCAGCTGAAGATGGTGGCGGCAGAAGAGACCAAGGGAAACGCGTTTTATTTGTGCTAAGCCCCACAGCAGtaaatgaaacagacaaaaatcacGGCCCTTGTGGCATTGACATTCTGATGGGGGACACAGGCACTAACAGGGTGAAGACATCACGGATATGATTCCAGCTACAATACAGTGATGCGGTGGTGGTCAGGGGATGCTTCTCTGCAGAAGTGGTGACATACGATGTAAGCTGAGACGTCATTGCCCTGGGAACATTTGAAAGAAGAGCTTTGCAGGGTGAAGGAACagcagtgcaaaggtcctgaggctggAACATGCCTGTGTTTTCTCGGAAAAGCAAAGATCCCCTTTGCGGCTGGAGCAACAATGGAGGCGGGTGGTgggaggaaacaaaggcaggaaaCTGCTGGGGCAGAGTGGGCAGAGCCTTGTGGGCCCCGTCCAgcactttgctttttctctgagtGAAGTGGGAGGCGGAGGACAGACTTGATTTGCTTGAGATGTTCACAGAGGGTGAACATCTGTAAGGGTGAAGGTCAAAGCTAGAACAAGGTGAAAGTGCCTGCACTGGCCCAGGAGAGCAAGGATGGGGCCTCAGACTATGTGGATTCTGAATAGATTTTGGAGACAGCAGGTGGGAATTGCTGAGGAATTCAGTGTGGGcgtgagagaaagaaatgaatcaaGTTTAGAGGAGAGAATGCCAAAAACACGGCACCCTAAACTAAAATTTGACTGTGA of the Halichoerus grypus chromosome 1, mHalGry1.hap1.1, whole genome shotgun sequence genome contains:
- the S1PR5 gene encoding sphingosine 1-phosphate receptor 5 isoform X1, which gives rise to MKECVQHTKPCEQRGTEIPWGKRPMEPRLLRPAPVSEVIVLHYNYTGKLRGARYQPGAGLRADAVVCLAVCALIVLENLAVLFVLGRHPRFHAPMFLLLGSLTLSDLLAGAAYAANILLSGPLTLRLSPALWFAREGGVFVALAASVLSLLAIALERRLTMARRGPAPAARRGRTLAMAAAAWGVSLLLGLLPALGWNCLGRLDTCSTVLPLYAKAYVLVCVLAFLGILAAICALYAHIYCQVRANARRLRERPGAAGGPPSRARRTPRSLALLRTLSVVLLAFVVCWGPLFLLLLLDVACPARACPVLLQADPFLGLAMANSLLNPIIYTLTNRDLRFALLRLVCCGRRPCHRGQDASQGSGSPAGASGGLNRWLPPGLDGSSSRSERSSPQRDGLDTSGSAGGPGAPTAARTLVPAPAAD
- the S1PR5 gene encoding sphingosine 1-phosphate receptor 5 isoform X2 yields the protein MEPRLLRPAPVSEVIVLHYNYTGKLRGARYQPGAGLRADAVVCLAVCALIVLENLAVLFVLGRHPRFHAPMFLLLGSLTLSDLLAGAAYAANILLSGPLTLRLSPALWFAREGGVFVALAASVLSLLAIALERRLTMARRGPAPAARRGRTLAMAAAAWGVSLLLGLLPALGWNCLGRLDTCSTVLPLYAKAYVLVCVLAFLGILAAICALYAHIYCQVRANARRLRERPGAAGGPPSRARRTPRSLALLRTLSVVLLAFVVCWGPLFLLLLLDVACPARACPVLLQADPFLGLAMANSLLNPIIYTLTNRDLRFALLRLVCCGRRPCHRGQDASQGSGSPAGASGGLNRWLPPGLDGSSSRSERSSPQRDGLDTSGSAGGPGAPTAARTLVPAPAAD